The following proteins are encoded in a genomic region of Oryza brachyantha chromosome 11, ObraRS2, whole genome shotgun sequence:
- the LOC102706048 gene encoding uncharacterized protein LOC102706048, which yields MAQYRQSGGFFDSRLGGGGSAHHHALPEYHRAHPAKPSRIRRPGKPARRRSPAAAAAVASALLLAGVFLLARRLSRQPAEISQDLGGGEGLPEWNRSKNWKELKFGHGGGGRSAQDSRYWDRDDRRRDEDYSEDEKEKISGTSGNAGDAGVSDKGAVTSDPVVEEKGLPLDAGGAEKEATEVAEGGKGGTLYNEGGRKELEQYEADAMGAAGTGIREVDPDDEYDDGIDAQDDLDDSQLHSSDGGRKLGDSSHESTESKENIAHDSTDIKEKIASERHTETSGGHSDGGDVSDAADVNQKKVSGTGDKKHASKKKSKRKKPGSTCEMRFLNSTAQLVEPAKNDKFASFNLEYVGVEEKPLGSEFWEPRFAGHQSLQEREESYLAHDQQLKCAFVKGPNGTSTGFDISEENRKYMSKCHIAVSSCIFGNSDRLRTPFGKTITSLSKKTVCFAMFLDEITLQTLESEGQKMDSSGFIGIWKIILIKNMPYNDMRRVGKIPKFLAHRLFPSSRFSIWLDSKLRLQNDPILILEYFLWRHGYEYAISNHYDRHCVWEEVAQNKKLNKFNHTIIDQQFEFYQADGLTKFNPLDPNKLLPSYVPEGSFIVREHTPMSNLFSCLWFNEVDRFTPRDQLSFAYTYLKLRRTNPEKPFRLNMFKDCERRSIAKLFHHRSEERRSSPQLTR from the exons ATGGCGCAGTACAGGCAGTCTGGCGGCTTCTTCGAttcgcgactcggcggcggcggcagcgcgcaCCACCACGCGCTCCCGGAGTACCACCGCGCCCACCCCGCCAAGCCCTCCCGGATCCGCCGCCCCGGGaagcccgcgcgccgccgctcccccgccgccgccgcggctgtcGCCTCCGCGCTCCTGCTCGCCGGCGTGTTCCTCCTCGCGCGCCGCCTCTCCCGGCAACCCGCAG AGATCAGCCAAGATttgggcggcggggaggggttACCGGAGTGGAACCGGAGTAAGAACTGGAAGGAGCTCAAGTTCGGCCATGGCGGGGGCGGCCGGAGCGCGCAGGATTCGAGGTACTGGGACCGGGACGATCGGAGGCGGGATGAGGACTACTCGGAGGACGAGAAGGAGAAGATCTCGGGTACAAGTGGAAATGCCGGCGATGCTGGTGTCAGTGACAAAGGTGCTGTGACCTCTGATCCTGTTGTTGAAGAGAAAGGGTTGCCCCTGGATGCCGGTGGTGCCGAGAAGGAGGCTACTGAGGTAGCTGAAGGTGGGAAAGGAGGGACCTTGTACAATGAGGGGGGCAGGAAAGAGCTCGAGCAGTATGAGGCGGATGCTATGGGAGCTGCGGGCACTGGGATCAGGGAGGTTGATCCAGATGATGAGTATGATGATGGCATCGACGCACAGGACGATCTTGATGATTCTCAGTTGCATTCATCTGATGGCGGGAGGAAGCTTGGTGACAGTAGTCATGAGAGCACCGAGAGTAAGGAAAACATTGCTCACGATAGCACTGACATTAAGGAAAAGATCGCCTCAGAGAGACACACGGAAACAAGTGGGGGTCATAGTGATGGTGGGGATGTTAGTGATGCTGCTGATGTGAACCAAAAGAAGGTTTCGGGGACTGGTGATAAAAAACATGCATCAAAGAAGAAATCAAAGCGTAAGAAGCCCG GTTCAACTTGTGAAATGAGGTTTCTGAACTCCACTGCTCAACTCGTGGAGCCTgctaaaaatgataaattcgCTAGTTTTAATTTGGAATATGTGGGAGTTGAAGAAAAACCTCTTGGCTCAGAGTTTTGGGAGCCAAGATTTGCTGGCCATCAGAGTCTGCAAGAAAGAGAGGAATCATACTTAGCTCATGACCAACAATTAAAATGTGCTTTTGTTAAGGGCCCCAATGGTACAAGCACTGGTTTTGATATATCGGAGGAAAACAGAAAATACATGAGCAAATGCCACATTGCTGTATCTTCCTGCATCTTTGGAAATTCTGATCGTCTGAGGACGCCGTTTGGGAAAAca ATCACCAGTCTATCAAAGAAGACAGTATGCTTTGCTATGTTTTTGGATGAAATCACATTGCAAACTTTGGAGTCTGAAGGCCAAAAAATGGATAGTTCAGGTTTCATTGGCATATGGAAGATCATACTGATTAAGAATATGCCTTATAATGACATGCGGAGAGTCGGCAAAATACCAAAATTCCTGGCACATCGTCTTTTCCCATCATCAAG GTTCTCAATCTGGTTGGACAGCAAATTGCGATTACAAAATGATCCTATCCTTATCCTAGAATATTTCCTTTGGCGGCATGGTTATGAATATGCTATTTCCAATCATTATGATCGGCACTGTGTTTGGGAGGAAGTTGCACAGAACAAAAAACTGAACAAGTTCAACCATACAATAATTGATCAGCAGTTTGAGTTTTACCAAGCAGATGGACTGACAAAGTTCAATCCGTTGGATCCCAACAAGCTGCTACCAAGCT ATGTCCCTGAAGGTTCTTTCATTGTGAGGGAACACACACCAATGTCCAACTTATTTTCATGCCTATGGTTCAATGAGGTTGATCGATTCACACCCCGTGATCAGCTCAGCTTTGcatacacatatttgaagCTTAGAAGAACGAATCCAGAGAAGCCATTTCGCCTCAATATGTTTAAG GATTGTGAGAGGCGATCAATTGCAAAGCTATTCCATCATCGATCAGAAGAGAGACGCAGCAGTCCGCAACTAACAAGATGA
- the LOC102706330 gene encoding uncharacterized protein LOC102706330, with protein MRCLRLAGGGRRRCQLLGGDTAAFCASLVDGLAHLERTLLRDEDDGDGGGGGGDGGGAVSMRWCADAMRMVMRMQRELLVMFKKADVPVGGAVSYGGGGGGGGGGDDGGGCWFEHYMQETAALLDFCNAFKSAVSRLHRYCMVVDFAAQVGSLVADDGSSGGWLQEDQPADDAVRDRLSDVRAVVSEAERLARKIMSSTSSAGGDDDDDASGMVVVMLVAKITMAVVSMFVLQALTSPIIPLATDDRCTFGHAAVPVPELQPWRESLSVITDRFPRRPSVAEHERVAMVVRSMMVNTKTEGSETDENGKQQEDEDEMVRHVELLRTRSGELREGVEMFDCVLDEVFDEVIKGRNEMLGIFRDKALTLG; from the coding sequence ATGAGATGTCTGAGGCTTGCAGGTGGTGGTCGCCGGCGATGCCAGCTCCTCGGCGGCGACACCGCCGCCTTCTGCGCGTCTCTGGTGGATGGGCTCGCGCATCTGGAGAGGACGCTGCTGCGTGATGAGGACGATGGCgatggtgggggtgggggtggtgaTGGGGGTGGGGCGGTGTCGATGAGGTGGTGCGCCGACGCCATGAGGATGGTGATGCGGATGCAGCGGGAGCTGCTGGTTATGTTCAAGAAGGCCGACGTGCCGGTGGGCGGCGCCGTTTCCtacggtggcggtggaggaggaggcggcggcggcgacgatggcggcgggtGCTGGTTCGAGCACTACATgcaggagacggcggcgctgctggacTTCTGCAACGCGTTCAAGTCCGCCGTGTCGCGGCTGCACCGGTACTGCATGGTCGTCGACTTCGCCGCGCAGGTCGGCTCCCTCGTCGCGGACGACGGCTCGTCCGGCGGGTGGCTGCAGGAGGATCAGCCGGCCGACGACGCCGTCCGCGACAGGCTGTCCGACGTGAGGGCGGTGGTGAGCGAGGCGGAGCGGCTAGCGAGGAAGATCATGTCCAGCACcagcagcgccggcggcgacgacgacgacgacgccagcGGCATGGTCGTCGTCATGCTCGTTGCCAAGATCACCATGGCCGTCGTGTCGATGTTCGTGCTCCAGGCTCTCACCTCGCCCATCATCCCCCTCGCCACCGACGACCGCTGCACCTtcggccacgccgccgtcccggTCCCGGAGCTCCAACCATGGCGCGAGTCCCTGTCCGTGATCACCGACCGGTTCCCGCGGCGGCCGAGCGTCGCCGAGCACGAGAGGGTGGCTATGGTGGTGAGATCAATGATGGTCAACACCAAGACAGAAGGATCAGAGACTGATGAAAATGGCAAGCAacaagaagatgaagatgagatGGTGAGACATGTTGAGCTTCTAAGAACAAGATCAGGTGAGCTCAGAGAAGGTGTGGAGATGTTTGATTGTGTTTTGGATGAAGTCTTTGATGAGGTGATCAAGGGCAGGAATGAGATGCTTGGTATCTTCAGAGACAAGGCCCTGACATTGGGGTGA
- the LOC102716167 gene encoding ankyrin-1-like — protein sequence MDPRLLRAARGGHRLWLEAVLGAAPAPNQVAVNLVDGTAAGPPPPAPRQEPPPPSAAPLLLDVAMTTPQGDSALHVVAASGDSEDFLSCARTIYRTCGRLLDRPNAKGDTPLHSAARAGNSEMVRCILDMAGEEERARARGRVVEVLERRNSRGETALHDAVRVGDEHLVKHLMSLHQRLARLPGGDGMSPLYLAVSLGHDSIAELLHQQGDEELSYAGPAGQTALHVAVLRGVEMTEKILQWNKGLTGEADASGSTALHFAASADGAEIDLENSSLLRWIRLRWPCSCHGRRTSTQALLKADPSLPCRPDSNGEYPIHVAASMGNLKLVALLLRKCPECAGLRDARGRTFLHVAVDQRREEVVEFATDGDQLPAAILNAQDDDGNTALHLAVVSGVLNVFCYLLRNSRVFLDLPNNGGLTPADLCRSTIPAGLHYKTNARTWILWSLVVAKASGGNIRRDHFQQQYVPKLDESTESKKMTESAQILGIGSVLVATVAFAAAFSPPGGYAAGDGNGSLAPGTPALAGRYAFDAFMYAVAVAFTCSMLATFSLIYAGAAAVDWTIRHIYFKHSLSWMRKSTRSLLVAFALGVYLVLAPASRATAIGVCVFTAGTLLFRNREVVRMIVCARVLQRRMGVAVLAKIGVPIAFDLVKSNLVYLVIFGAPLWTPLCVLFFVWRLSPKILRYIHRKLI from the exons atGGATCCAAGGCTGCTCAGAGCCGCGCGCGGTGGTCACCGCTTGTGGCTGGAGGCTGTTCTGGGCGCCGCCCCGGCGCCGAACCAAGTCGCCGTCAACCTCGTGGATGGCACCGCCGCCGGACCGCCGCCCCCTGCACCGAGACaagagccgccgccgccctccgcagCGCCGCTGCTCCTGGACGTGGCGATGACGACACCGCAGGGAGACTCCGCGCTGCACGTGGTGGCAGCCTCCGGTGACAGCGAAGACTTCCTGAGCTGCGCGCGCACGATCTACCGCACCTGCGGCCGCCTCCTGGATCGGCCCAACGCGAAGGGCGACACGCCGCTGCACAGCGCCGCCAGGGCCGGGAACTCGGAGATGGTCAGGTGCATCCTCGACatggccggcgaggaggagcgcgcCCGGGCGAGAGGCAGGGTGGTGGAGGTGCTGGAGAGGCGGAACAGTCGTGGGGAGACGGCCCTGCACGACGCCGTCAGGGTCGGCGACGAGCACCTCGTCAAGCACCTGATGTCGCTGCATCAGCGGCTCGCTCGTCttcccggcggcgacgggatgTCGCCGCTGTACCTGGCGGTCTCGCTGGGCCACGACTCCATCGCGGAGCTCCTGCATCAGCAAGGGGACGAGGAACTCTCCTATGCTGGACCTGCGGGACAAACTGCCCTGCACGTTGCTGTCCTACGAGGTGTAG AAATGACAGAAAAGATACTGCAATGGAACAAGGGGCTCACCGGCGAAGCTGACGCATCCGGCAGCACGGCGCTCCACTTCGCAGCCTCAGCGGACGGAGCAGAGATCGACCTCGAGAACAGTTCACTCCTCCGGTGGATCCGCTTGCGATGGCCGTGCTCGTGCCATGGCCGCCGGACATCAACCCAAGCTCTACTGAAAGCCGACCCATCCTTGCCCTGCCGGCCGGACAGCAACGGGGAGTACCCCATACACGTCGCGGCGTCCATGGGCAACCTCAAGCTCGtggccctcctcctccgcaaGTGCCCGGAGTGCGCCGGCCTTCGCGACGCCCGTGGGAGAACCTTCctccacgtcgccgtcgaccagaggagggaggaggtcgTGGAGTTCGCCACCGACGGCGACCAGCTGCCGGCGGCCATCCTCAACGCGCAGGATGACGACGGCAACACCGCGCTGCACCTGGCAGTCGTCAGCGGGGTCCTAAATGTGTTCTGCTACCTGCTACGGAATAGCAGGGTGTTCTTGGATCTTCCCAACAATGGCGGCCTCACTCCGGCTGACCTGTGTAGGAGCACCATTCCTGCTGGGCTTCACTACAAAACG AATGCGCGAACGTGGATACTCTGGTCCCTGGTGGTAGCGAAAGCCTCCGGCGGCAACATCCGGCGCGATCACTTCCAGCAGCAGTACGTGCCCAAGCTTGACGAGAGCACCGAGTCCAAGAAGATGACGGAGTCGGCGCAGATCCTGGGCATCGGCTCCGTCCTCGTCGCGACCGTCGCCTTCGCGGCGGCTTTCTCCCCGCCCGGCGGCTACGCAGCCGGCGACGGGAATGGCAGCCTCGCCCCCGGAACTCCAGCTCTGGCCGGGCGGTACGCCTTCGACGCGTTCATGTACGCCGTCGCGGTGGCGTTCACCTGCTCCATGCTCGCCACCTTCAGCCTGATCtacgccggcgcggcggcggtggattgGACCATCCGGCACATCTACTTCAAGCATTCCCTGTCGTGGATGCGCAAGTCGACGAGGAGCCTGCTGGTGGCCTTCGCCCTCGGTGTCTACCTGGTCCTGGCCCCGGCCTCCCGCGCCACCGCGATCGGCGTCTGCGTGTTCACCGCCGGCACGCTGCTCTTCAGGAACAGGGAGGTGGTGCGGATGATCGTCTGCGCCCGCGTGTtgcagaggaggatgggggTCGCGGTGCTCGCGAAGATTGGGGTCCCGATCGCCTTCGACCTGGTGAAGTCCAACCTCGTCTACCTCGTCATCTTCGGTGCCCCCTTGTGGACTCCGCTATGCGTGCTGTTTTTTGTCTGGAGGCTATCGCCAAAGATACTAAGATATATCCACAGAAAGTTGATATGA